The Candidatus Nanoarchaeia archaeon DNA window ACTTATACCGTAAATTGCTTAAGGAGCGAGCTCGGCTTAGTCATGGCATTCCTGGGCCTAAGAGGAGGCTTGATAATCTGTCAAGGACACTCCTCTCTATGGGTCTGAATGCCTTTGATATCACTTTTGGGAAAGAGATTGTGGATGGCTGTAACAAGAAAACCATGAAAAGCCTGAAGCCAGGGGATCAGGCGTATATCCTCCTTCACGGAACTTCGCAGAACGGTGGGGCATTTAGGGAGAGGATCAAGCAGCTTGAGGCAGAAGGCTATAAGGTCTTTGCTCCAAGTTACAGCTACTCAGATGCTTTGGCAAACCTGGATTCTGCAGCAGATTGGCTGCATGGATATATTAAGGGCATAAAAGGAAAGACAAAGGTAGCTCCTATAGTGGAGGGGCATAGCTTAGGGGCAATACTTGCTAAATATGGCTCTATGCAACGTCATTATACGAGCGATGATGTACGCCGTGTTGTGCTTGACTCTGGAGTCTTTGAAGGAACAAGCGATACCTGGCAGAAAAAGCTGCTGGAAGGCATTGAGTCTAATATCCAGAATGTGGATCCAAGGCACAGGAAAGGCAGGGAGACCATGCTCTACCTGAGCGGAGTTACCTCTTCTCCCTATAAAAGAAGAAGGACTAACACAGAGGTAATCACTGTTGCAGGAACAGGAGACAGGCTTGTAAATCCTGGGGCATCATTCCATCCTGATGCACGGCAAAATTATCTTGTTCCTGAAGGGACGCATTTTGACGGAGCTGGAGGAAACAGGGCATATGGAACCAATATCATCCACTTGGTAAAGGCTCAGGAAAAGGCTGGGTGGGGCTTTAAGGACTACACTCCCGAGAATAAGATTTATGAGAAGGTGCCTTTGGAATTGAAGAAGGTGGCGTAGGGGAGGAAACCCTGTTCTGCTGCTGAAGGTGAGACTGAAATGTGGTTGAAGAGCGGAATGAAATGAGTACCGCAGACTTTTCCGGGGCACATGACCGAGGACAGTAACAATGAAAGACCAGTTTGAGAGCGCAAAAAGGGAATTAGAGGGAATTTTAAGCAGAGAATGGAGTCTTAGAGGTTCAGCTCCAGATGAACGTAGGAGTCAATTAAGACAAATATATCCAGACGATACCGACGCCGAAATCGAAGATAAGTTGACGTGGGGAAACCCATATTATTTTAGGAAAGAGGCTCCTGAATTTAGAACTCGAGGAACAAACCAAATGATTTTAGGATTAGACCAAGGTTATGTTGGAAAAACTCGGTTATACATAGAAACATCTAACCATTATGTTCTGTATGCAATCCGTATCTATGAGCCAGATTTGGGTAAAACATTAGAAATACTGGAAGGACTGGGATTTGATGTTCCAGAGCATCATTACGTCGGAATTGAACATAAAGATGGAAATTTCAAGGTTGAAGATGGAGACTTTGGATTTGTAATTGCTCATGATTTAACAGAGAATGGAAAATACAGAGTCGAAGATGTGGAAGGCAAACATTTCGAAACTTTGTCAAATGGAGCAGAATTGAGACAACAATTAATTGATGCCTCAAGAATTTTACAAGAAATTTATGATAAGAAAAATCCATTATATGCAGGGGAAGTCAATGGTCATGTTACAGATGAAGGACCTCAGGAAGCATTTAGACATATGTTTTTTACTCAAATTGACTCAACTGCAAACACAGGAAAATTGGTGTTAGGTGATTTAGACCATGTAATTCTATATCGAAAGCCCCAAGCCCCTTCAAAGTAATAGCCCTCTTTCTCAATTGCAACTAACTAGTATCTCCTATAATCCTCGTAATATTTAACACAATCCCCCATAATCCTTATCCACCAGCACATGCCCTTTCTTCCATAATGCGACAGGAGCATTGTTGAGGATGCAGAGGGTTACATTTGGCATACCAATAAGTTCTCTGTCTTCGTATTCATTTGCGAGGATCCCTATACTTCCCTGTTTGCATTTTTGGCGCTCAACAATCTTTCTCTTTGCTTTTGCATTGGGGATGCTAAGCTCCTCTGAGGTTATGCTTCCGTCCTCTTTGCATTTTACCCTATTTGAGTGGAATGAGGAGCATGGGATCAATGAGGCATAGGCATGAACTCCTCCATTCTTCTCTGAGAAGCTCTGTGACATGCAGAGTATCTCCAGCCTTGGATTGAGCTTTTTTGTGCCAAGGAAAAGCTCCTGTACTCCCGGATAGAGGCTTCTCTTGAGCTCTTGTTTTGAGTAGAAATACCCTCTGAAATGGATATTGTTCCTCTTCATCACAGAGATAAAACGTTTTATCAGATGCTCATTGCTGATATGCCAAAAACCAAGGAAGTTGCTGCCATTTCGGACAAAGCGGCAGAGGTACATGTATGTTCCAGCAACTGCTAATGAGGCCAGTGTTCTCCAATGCCTTTTTTCTTTTGACAATCTCCATCTTTTTCTTGCAAAAGACCTAAAAACTATTTTAAGAGCATCCTTTGTAGTTTCTATTTTTCCGATTCCTTTGTAGGCTGCGCCAAAAAAACACCTAAAAAAGTAATCAATGAATATCCTGTTTGCGATACCAACCGTATAATGCGGGGCTATGGTGTCATCAATATCCACCACAAGAAGATCAAGGCTGCTGAGGCGCTTCCCAATCTCTGCTTTGGGCAGTTTAGAATATGCATTGTTTCCAAGGCTTCTAGGGAAATAGTATCTCCTGAGCAGTTTTGCTATCATCGAACTTAAGAAACCTTCTTCGCCGGTATTCCTCCCCATACCTCTCCATCGGGAACGTCCTTGTTCACAAAAGAGCCATCGAGGATCTTGCAGTTCTTTCCAACCCTTATTCCCGGGTGTACCAGAGCAAATTCTTCGATGATGCTGTTGTCCCCAACATCTGCCATTCCGCACCATACCCTTTCTACGGTGAAGGAGTGTGTTCCGATATATACGCGCTTCTTCAGCTCAACATTCTTTCCAATGGTAACCAGTTCAGGATAGATATGGTCAATATATGCGCCTCTCCTGATCTTTGCGCTCAGTGCGATCTTTGCTCCTGTTAAACGGAGCAGGAGGTTTTTCCACAGCCCTGCAGGAAACAAGCCGCAGAATTCAATGATCGCCGAGGTCCAGTAGATCCTGAATATTGAGCGCACTTTATACCAGTCATCCCCAGCATTCATCCTTTCTCCATTATAACGGACGATCAGCAGCCTCTCCTTTGAGTTCCGAATAAACCCCCTGATCTGTTTTCTGCTTGTTTTGTAGTAGCCAGGCTCATAATGCACTTCATCCCAGCCTGGCTCAAAATCCTTGATCTTTCTTGGAGTTTCTCCACCACCCCAGAACTCATTGTTTACAACCTTCTGATTGGTAAGGTTGGTATGCATGCCGATAAGGTTGTGGTCTCCCATCTCCACTGGCCCGAACACCGGAGAGTCTCCTCCAACAAGATTTGATTCTCCAATCTGTACCTTTCCAAGGATGAGTTTGCCATCTTTGATTGCATGATTCCAAAAATGAGTGTAGCCGCCTATAAGTGTGCCATCTCCTACTTTTGTCAGCTCAGGAAACCACCAGTCAAACAGGACATCCATGGGAAGGCAGACATCCTTTCCCAGCTTTACTCCTGAAAGCCTGTAAAGAGTGTTCTTGAATTTGCTTGGAGGGACTTTTCTTAAACATTGGAATAAAATGAATCTTAGAAAGACGAGAAGCCTGTTTCTCGGAGGCAGCTTTTTTGAATAAGGAATCTCCAGGGATATCTTGTCTGAGCTGATGAATCCTTGGATCTCTGATTTGAGCGAATCCATGCCTTTTTCCTCTGAATCTGGTAATCCTCACTCACTTATCAAATATTCTTTTATTTCCTTTAGTCTTTCTTTATTAAGCTGAATTGCTTTTTTGCTTTTGCTGTACCATACCAAAAAACCTTTTCTTAGTAATGACTCAACAGCTTCCTTCAGGCTTTTTATTTCGTGCGGAGGAATTCCGCTCAGGATATTCTCATATCGTATATGTTTGCTTCCAATAATTCTTTTTCTTAGCATCTTCTCGAGCAGGTATTTTTCAAAGGATTCTGTCATCTTCTTATGGCTCACTCACCTTCTAATATAAGGGTTTCTTATATCATGATACTTTGAAAGGCTCAAAATAGCAACATTTATAAATAATTCCGGTTTATTGAAATGCTATGGAAATCAAGACTTTAGAAGGGCCTAGTGCATTCTTACATGTCCTTGGAGACTCCCCTAGGAATCGGATCTTGGATTTTCTTCTTGGAGAAACTGAGCACGATTTTACTCTCAAGGAGATTGCAGTAAAGAGCAGAGTAGGCTATGCCACTATCAAAAGAATATGGGAGAATTTCATAGAATCAGATTTGGTCAAGGCAACACGAAGAGTCGGAAAGGCGGTATTCTACAAATATAACAAAGAGAGCATCAGCGGGAAAGCGCTTCGAAGGTTTTACCTGGAGATTCTCTTTACTGAAGCTGAGAAGGAAGCTAAGTCTGAACAGAAGGTTACTGTTCGATGAATCCTTTCTCATAATCTTTATAAACTTCTGCCTACTTGTAAGCAAGTGGGTGGTACTATGCTTGACTTGATGAAGATTGTTCGGGAAAAGGCGAGAAAGGCAAGGAAGAGGATATGCATCGCAGAGGCAGAGGATGAAAGGGTATTAAGAGCTGTTGATGCGCTTGTGAAGGAAAAGATTACGGATATTGTGCTGATAGGGAATGAAAAGAAGATACGGGAGCATGCAAAGGAGTTTAAGACGAATCTTGGCAGTTCGGAAATTATTGACATCCAGAGCTACAAGGACAAGGATATCCTTGTTACTGAACTCTATGAGCTGAGGAAGCATAAAGGCTTAAGCAGGCAGCAAGCCAAGAAGCTCCTTGAGGACTACAACTACTTTGGCTGCATGCTGCTGCATGTTGGGAAGGTGGATGCTTTTTGCTCAAGCTGTGTCTGCTCTACTGCTGAGCTTATGAGGCCTAGTTTGCAGGTCATCAAGACAAGAGAGGGAATCTCAACTGCTTCTGAAATTATGGTGTTTATTGACAGGAAGAAGGACAGGGTTTTCTTTGCCTCTGACGGAAGCATTGTGATTGAGCCTACAGCAGAACAGCTGGCAGATATCGCCTTGAATGCAGCGGATGTGTGCAGCTCATTTGGCTTTGAGCCAAAGGTTGCGATGCTTTCCTATTCAACACACGGCTCAGGAGAGCATCCGATCCTTACGCCAATCAGGGAAGCTATCAAGATCATAAGAGAGAAGAAGCCTGGGCTGATTATTGATGGAGAGATCCAGTTTGACGCTGCGACAAATCCTGTCTCTGCAAAGAGGAAATGCCACAAAGGAGATGTCTTGAAAGGAGAGGCAAATGTCCTTGTCTTTCCAAATCTAAGCGCAGCCAACATTCTTGGCCATGCCTGGATACAATTGGGTGTTCCAGAATACCAGTTCGGGATATCTGCTGGCATGAGAAAGCCGATTGTGATTTACGGAAGAAGCGCTACGTGGGAGAAGATACGGGATCTTACCATACTTGCACAGATGGAGGCGAATATGTTTTGATGCTGGAGGAGTCATGAAACCAACCAAAAAAGAAGTATTTGAGCAAATCAATAAGAAATGGTATAGGCAAGGCTTTAATTGCACGCCGCTGCTGCTAGGGCCATGCGGCTCCAGCGGCATGGATCTTAAGCCCACTTTGGGAGATACGATGCGTTCATTCCTTTATGAATTTAAGAATGACTATGGCCTTGCTTGTTATTCTTCTGAAGACCTTGATCGGCTTGGAGCTGTCATCCTAGGGAAAATAAGGTCAGAGCGCGATTTTCTTAAGAATGTTCGGAAAGAGTATGAAAGGACATTTAAAACTGCGCTTGGTGAGATTACTCCATCAATACGGTCCCTGTCATCATTTTCAGACAAGGAGCTCATACAACTTCTAGCCAACTCAGTTGCTACCATACGCTTGAGTGTCGGGCAGGCCCATATCATAGAGCCTTTTGCACTTACAACTGACCATTTCATCAAGAAGAAGCTTCGCAACTATATCAAAGATGAGAAAAAACTGAACCTATGCCTTTCAGCCTTATCGCAGCCCATCAAAAAGTCCTTTATCAATGAAAGTGAAGAGGAGCTCTATGCCCTGTCGCTTATCAAAGGCAAAGACAAACGAGCAAGAGCTATAACTATCTATCTTAAGCGGTTCTTCTGGATCAGGAACAGCTATGCAGGAAGAGTAAAGAGGACTGTTTCCGACATTGAAAAAGAGCTGGAATCACTGGGGAACTTTCAGCCTCTGGATACTGTGAAAATAAAGAAGGAGAAGAGAGAAATCATCAAAGAGCTTAAGCTTGATACAGATTTGATACTCCTTCTCGAAACCTCTGATTTTATGACAGAATGGCAGGATAAGCGGAAGAAGAACATCCTGACCGCAATTGACCCTATGGAAGCGGTTCTTGAAGAACTCGCCTCCCGGCTTTCTATTGATGTGAGCCTTTTAAGATACTTGTCTGAGTATGAGCTGGATGAGAACCTCCTTACCAACAAGAAGCTCAAAGCGACTCTGCAGGAGCGAAGGAAAGGCTGTATTTATTTTACTGCCGGAAATGGCTTTATTTTTCTTACCGGAGAAGACTATGCACGCTTTCATAAACAGGTGGGAGATGCTGACAAACAATTTTCAGAAGCAAAAGACATTCATGGGCTTACTGCATCATCAGGAACTGCTGTTGGGAAGGTCATGATCTGCAAGAGCATACAGGATATCTCTCATTTTGTCAGGGGAAGCGTTCTTGTGGCATCTATGACAAGGCCTGAATACCTTCCTGCGATGAAGAAGGCTGTTGCCATTGTTACTGATGAAGGAGGGATCACTTCGCATGCAGCTATTATCAGCAGGGAGCTTGGCATACCCTGCATCATTGGAACGAAGAATGCCACAAAAATCCTGAAGGATGGCATGCTTGTTGAGGTCAAGGCGAATCACGGGCTTGTGAGGATACTATGACGTGGACTGTCTACACAAGAGGGGCTATCCCTCTTTATCGATTATCGTGCGCAATCAAGGCAATTCATGATCTTGCCACAGAACTGAACGGGTCTTATTTTAAGTCTATCCTCTATGCAACTGAAGGTGATTCCTTTTGGTGGGCGTGGGATACCAAGGAGATTGAAGGACTGGGAATGCACATCCTAGGGAAAACAAAAACAGAGAAGGGCAGGAAAACACATTTCAGCGCGATGAAGCGTTATTTTGATAAGGCGATTACGTCAGCAGAGAGGGTAAGAACCCTTGACCTTGCCAAGCTTGGTGATGAAGACATCATCAAAGAGTACAGTGTGCATTATCATGAATCCAGCTTTGCTCACACATTAATGGACACTGATGTTGATGCTATCGATGTCCTTCCCGCAGAGATCCTCAAACAAAAGATAAAAGAAGCTCTGCCTAAATCGACAAGTGAAAAAGAATTCATTGAAGCCTATACTACCCTATCAACTCCTGCCCACACCTCCTATATCCTTGAGGAGGAGAATGAGCTCTTAAAGGTAATCCTGAGAAAAACAACTCTTGCCAAGGTTATTGAGAAATACTGGTGGACAAGTCTCGGTTGGGAATGCATGACTCCCAAGTCAAAAAGCGATTTTCTTAAGTTACTCCAAGAGCATCGGCGAAGTATAAAAGATCCTGAAAAAAAGCTGAAGGAGAACCAAGTGAATGTTCAGCGAATAAAGAAAGAACGTGATAACCTCCTAAAAAAATATTCTCTTTCTGAAGACATACAGAACCTTATAGAGCTCTTTGATACCTATGCGCGCTACCATGATCTGAGGAAAGAAATGCAGGTAAAGACAACCTATTCTTTCTATCTTTTGCTGCAGGAGGTCGCAAAAAGGACCAAGCAGGATATTGATGATCTGGAATGGTTATGGCATGACGAGGTTTGCGATCTTCTGCGAACACGCAAATCTGATAAGCAGGAGATCAAAAGAAGAAAGCAGGCGCTTCTTGTGCTCTCTCTTGAAAAAGGAATCCGCACTTATTCCGGAAGGGAAGCGATACGTGTACGAAGAAAGGAACTTGATGAAACGGTTGCTGATGTTGATGAATTAAAAGGCATGGGGGTTTCACCCGGAATCGTCAAAGCCCGCGTCAAAGTCTGCAATGGATCAAAAGAAGCAGCTACATTAAAAAAAGGAGAGATTTTAGTCACAGGCATGACCCTGCCTGATTATGTTCCTGCTATGAAGAGGGCAGCGGCAATTGTCACTGACGAGGGCGGCATCACATGCCATGCAGCCATTATCAGCCGGGAGCTTAAAAAGCCGTGCATTGTCGGCACAAAGATCGCTACAAAGGTCCTGAGCAATGGAGACTTGGTTGAGGTGGACGCCAATAAAGGCATTGTCAGGAAAATAAAATGAAAAAAACAATTATCCTGGACAGAATAAGCGGCATCGATGGGTGCATCTATCTAACTTCTCCTATACCTCAGCTTATCTCCTGGTCGAATAAGCTCTTCAGGCTTCAATTCGGAGATTATGCTATTGGCTTTCATGACGAAAGGAATTGCGATGAGTACGTTAGTTTCGAGTATTTTAGGAAAC harbors:
- a CDS encoding PEP-utilizing enzyme, encoding MTWTVYTRGAIPLYRLSCAIKAIHDLATELNGSYFKSILYATEGDSFWWAWDTKEIEGLGMHILGKTKTEKGRKTHFSAMKRYFDKAITSAERVRTLDLAKLGDEDIIKEYSVHYHESSFAHTLMDTDVDAIDVLPAEILKQKIKEALPKSTSEKEFIEAYTTLSTPAHTSYILEEENELLKVILRKTTLAKVIEKYWWTSLGWECMTPKSKSDFLKLLQEHRRSIKDPEKKLKENQVNVQRIKKERDNLLKKYSLSEDIQNLIELFDTYARYHDLRKEMQVKTTYSFYLLLQEVAKRTKQDIDDLEWLWHDEVCDLLRTRKSDKQEIKRRKQALLVLSLEKGIRTYSGREAIRVRRKELDETVADVDELKGMGVSPGIVKARVKVCNGSKEAATLKKGEILVTGMTLPDYVPAMKRAAAIVTDEGGITCHAAIISRELKKPCIVGTKIATKVLSNGDLVEVDANKGIVRKIK
- a CDS encoding PEP-utilizing enzyme, with protein sequence MKPTKKEVFEQINKKWYRQGFNCTPLLLGPCGSSGMDLKPTLGDTMRSFLYEFKNDYGLACYSSEDLDRLGAVILGKIRSERDFLKNVRKEYERTFKTALGEITPSIRSLSSFSDKELIQLLANSVATIRLSVGQAHIIEPFALTTDHFIKKKLRNYIKDEKKLNLCLSALSQPIKKSFINESEEELYALSLIKGKDKRARAITIYLKRFFWIRNSYAGRVKRTVSDIEKELESLGNFQPLDTVKIKKEKREIIKELKLDTDLILLLETSDFMTEWQDKRKKNILTAIDPMEAVLEELASRLSIDVSLLRYLSEYELDENLLTNKKLKATLQERRKGCIYFTAGNGFIFLTGEDYARFHKQVGDADKQFSEAKDIHGLTASSGTAVGKVMICKSIQDISHFVRGSVLVASMTRPEYLPAMKKAVAIVTDEGGITSHAAIISRELGIPCIIGTKNATKILKDGMLVEVKANHGLVRIL
- a CDS encoding phosphate acyltransferase, whose protein sequence is MGGTMLDLMKIVREKARKARKRICIAEAEDERVLRAVDALVKEKITDIVLIGNEKKIREHAKEFKTNLGSSEIIDIQSYKDKDILVTELYELRKHKGLSRQQAKKLLEDYNYFGCMLLHVGKVDAFCSSCVCSTAELMRPSLQVIKTREGISTASEIMVFIDRKKDRVFFASDGSIVIEPTAEQLADIALNAADVCSSFGFEPKVAMLSYSTHGSGEHPILTPIREAIKIIREKKPGLIIDGEIQFDAATNPVSAKRKCHKGDVLKGEANVLVFPNLSAANILGHAWIQLGVPEYQFGISAGMRKPIVIYGRSATWEKIRDLTILAQMEANMF
- a CDS encoding alpha/beta hydrolase, whose translation is LYRKLLKERARLSHGIPGPKRRLDNLSRTLLSMGLNAFDITFGKEIVDGCNKKTMKSLKPGDQAYILLHGTSQNGGAFRERIKQLEAEGYKVFAPSYSYSDALANLDSAADWLHGYIKGIKGKTKVAPIVEGHSLGAILAKYGSMQRHYTSDDVRRVVLDSGVFEGTSDTWQKKLLEGIESNIQNVDPRHRKGRETMLYLSGVTSSPYKRRRTNTEVITVAGTGDRLVNPGASFHPDARQNYLVPEGTHFDGAGGNRAYGTNIIHLVKAQEKAGWGFKDYTPENKIYEKVPLELKKVA